In Arthrobacter sp. SLBN-83, one DNA window encodes the following:
- a CDS encoding FAD-dependent monooxygenase has product MSTLHNASAADIPGEVQVLIAGGGPSGLFLALDLASRGVASTVVEPRTSVDPTRPRAKTTNARTMTHLRRLGLAGALRDASPLPVEYAQDVIFCTGLTGPAAHQLRRFRNAFQLVPGRYGPQPECGQQVPQPVLEEVLRAAVAGNPLVTFVTGWSVTDVLGAAGPDAGAPYAVVVTDAAGALRTIAATYVVGADGGSSAVRRSLGLRLEGGSAELSNISILFRSQSLASAIALDPAVQYWVVGSQTSGMVGPMDLDGTWWAIVQGVDPSVAVGMEDAALMVRSLVGADVDIDVVATDPWTARMLLAPEYGRGNIFLVGDAAHLNPPWGGHGFNTCIGDAANLAWKLAATIKGWAGPGLLASYGAERRPVAARTIRDAAENGKALAYHFADPDLGFAGPTGEAARQAAYQALAVKQSEFDSLGLVLGYDYGGSPVVVPDGLPRPEEDPIHYVPSANPGALLPHAWLADSVSLYSLLSNGFTLLADSGSLGGAPADEVFAPVLAAGARQGIPVTVAAVGPSDDGTHLSQVWGANAVLVRPDQHVAWRGSSAAKAAAALSVAAGWARSPLVGPSAAEQAASPETAASSETTRSARVDAVIP; this is encoded by the coding sequence ACCCCACCCGGCCGCGGGCCAAGACCACCAACGCCCGCACCATGACGCACCTGCGCCGACTGGGCCTGGCCGGCGCGCTCAGGGATGCCTCGCCGCTGCCCGTGGAATACGCGCAGGACGTCATCTTCTGCACCGGCCTGACCGGTCCCGCAGCGCACCAGCTGCGTCGGTTCCGGAACGCCTTCCAGCTGGTCCCGGGCCGCTATGGGCCGCAGCCCGAGTGCGGGCAGCAGGTTCCGCAGCCCGTCCTCGAAGAGGTGCTCCGCGCCGCCGTCGCGGGAAATCCGCTGGTGACCTTCGTGACCGGCTGGTCCGTCACAGACGTTCTGGGGGCCGCAGGTCCCGACGCCGGGGCGCCCTATGCCGTCGTCGTCACCGATGCCGCAGGCGCCTTGCGCACCATCGCTGCCACATACGTCGTTGGGGCCGACGGCGGTTCCTCCGCCGTGCGCCGCAGCCTGGGGTTGCGCCTGGAGGGCGGCTCCGCGGAGCTATCGAATATCAGCATCCTTTTCCGCTCGCAGTCACTGGCTTCGGCAATTGCGCTGGACCCGGCGGTGCAGTATTGGGTGGTGGGTTCGCAGACCTCGGGGATGGTGGGGCCGATGGACCTCGACGGTACCTGGTGGGCCATCGTCCAGGGTGTTGACCCTTCCGTCGCCGTGGGCATGGAGGACGCCGCCTTGATGGTCCGCTCATTGGTCGGTGCCGATGTGGACATCGACGTGGTGGCCACCGATCCCTGGACCGCCCGCATGCTGCTGGCTCCCGAATACGGCAGGGGCAACATCTTCCTGGTGGGGGACGCCGCGCACCTCAACCCGCCTTGGGGCGGCCACGGCTTCAACACCTGCATCGGCGATGCGGCCAACCTCGCCTGGAAGCTGGCCGCCACCATCAAGGGATGGGCTGGTCCTGGACTCCTTGCCAGCTACGGGGCCGAACGCAGGCCCGTGGCAGCGCGGACTATCCGCGACGCAGCGGAGAACGGCAAGGCGCTGGCCTACCACTTCGCGGATCCGGACCTGGGGTTCGCGGGGCCAACCGGGGAAGCCGCCCGGCAGGCGGCGTACCAGGCACTAGCCGTAAAGCAGAGCGAATTCGACTCCCTGGGCCTCGTGCTCGGATATGACTACGGCGGCTCGCCGGTGGTGGTGCCGGACGGCCTGCCGCGTCCGGAGGAGGACCCCATCCATTATGTTCCTTCCGCCAACCCGGGAGCCCTGCTGCCGCACGCCTGGCTGGCGGACTCGGTCTCCCTGTACAGCCTGTTGAGCAACGGATTCACCCTGCTGGCAGATTCCGGATCCTTGGGCGGGGCGCCGGCGGACGAGGTGTTCGCCCCGGTCCTGGCGGCAGGTGCCCGGCAAGGCATTCCGGTGACCGTCGCCGCCGTCGGCCCTTCCGACGACGGGACGCACCTTTCCCAGGTATGGGGCGCCAACGCCGTGCTGGTCCGCCCGGACCAGCACGTGGCCTGGCGGGGCAGCTCCGCGGCGAAGGCAGCCGCCGCCTTGTCCGTTGCCGCAGGGTGGGCCCGTTCCCCGCTGGTTGGCCCTTCAGCAGCCGAACAAGCCGCATCACCTGAAACAGCAGCTTCATCCGAGACAACCAGGAGCGCCCGTGTCGACGCCGTCATTCCGTGA